The Gemmatimonadales bacterium genome has a segment encoding these proteins:
- a CDS encoding inositol-3-phosphate synthase, producing MTPDAPRTVQPAHGRLGVLLPGMGAVATTFIAGVESVRRGLARPVGSVTQLGTIRLGKRTEGRAPLIHEFAPLARLEDLVFGGWDPIPDDAFRSATVAGVLEERHLAPIAEFLKGIVPMPAVFDQFYVKKLDGPNVKTGKTKRDLAEQLRDDIRRFRKDRGVDRLVMVWCASTEIFIRPGAVHASLAAFEKGMAENHVDIAPSMLYAWAALQEGVPFAMGAPNLAVDTPALQELARNRGLPIAGKDFKTGQTLMKTVLAPMLKARMLGLSGWYSTNILGNRDGEVLDDPESFKTKEESKLGVLEHILQPELYPELYGNIFHKVRINYYPPRRDNKEGWDNIDIFGWLGYPMQIKVDFLCRDSILAAPIVLDLTLFMDLAQRAGMAGIQEWLSFYFKSPMAAPGLVAENDLFIQQFKLKNTLRYLMGEDQITHLGIEYYQR from the coding sequence GTGACACCCGACGCTCCCCGCACCGTGCAACCTGCGCACGGGCGCCTCGGCGTGCTCCTGCCCGGCATGGGCGCCGTGGCCACCACGTTCATCGCGGGCGTGGAGAGCGTCCGCCGCGGTCTCGCCCGGCCGGTGGGCTCGGTGACCCAGCTGGGCACCATCCGCCTCGGCAAGCGCACCGAGGGGCGCGCCCCGCTGATCCACGAGTTCGCGCCCCTCGCCCGGCTCGAGGACCTGGTGTTCGGGGGCTGGGACCCGATCCCGGACGACGCCTTCCGCTCGGCCACGGTGGCGGGCGTGCTCGAGGAGCGCCACCTGGCGCCGATCGCGGAGTTCCTGAAGGGCATCGTCCCGATGCCCGCGGTGTTCGACCAGTTCTACGTGAAGAAGCTCGACGGCCCCAACGTGAAGACGGGCAAGACCAAGCGCGACCTCGCCGAGCAGCTCCGGGACGACATCCGCCGCTTCCGGAAGGACCGCGGGGTGGACCGGCTGGTGATGGTGTGGTGCGCCTCGACCGAGATCTTCATCCGGCCGGGGGCGGTGCACGCCTCGCTCGCCGCGTTCGAGAAGGGGATGGCCGAGAACCACGTCGACATCGCACCCTCGATGCTGTACGCCTGGGCGGCGCTGCAGGAGGGGGTGCCCTTCGCGATGGGTGCGCCCAACCTCGCGGTGGACACGCCGGCCCTCCAGGAGCTGGCCCGGAACCGCGGCCTGCCCATCGCCGGCAAGGACTTCAAGACCGGCCAGACGCTCATGAAGACCGTGCTGGCCCCGATGCTGAAGGCGCGGATGCTCGGCCTCTCGGGCTGGTACTCCACCAACATCCTGGGCAACCGGGACGGCGAGGTGCTCGACGACCCGGAGTCGTTCAAGACCAAGGAGGAGTCCAAGCTCGGCGTGCTCGAGCACATCCTCCAGCCGGAGCTCTACCCCGAGCTGTACGGGAACATCTTCCACAAGGTGCGGATCAACTACTATCCGCCGCGCCGCGACAACAAAGAGGGCTGGGACAACATCGACATCTTCGGGTGGCTCGGCTACCCGATGCAGATCAAGGTGGACTTCCTGTGCCGCGACTCCATCCTCGCGGCCCCGATCGTGCTCGATCTCACGCTGTTCATGGACCTGGCGCAGCGCGCCGGGATGGCGGGCATCCAGGAGTGGCTCTCGTTCTACTTCAAGAGCCCGATGGCCGCGCCGGGGCTGGTGGCCGAGAACGACCTCTTCATCCAGCAGTTCAAGCTCAAGAACACGCTGCGCTACCTGATGGGCGAGGATCAGATCACGCACCTCGGCATCGAGTACTACCAGCGCTAG
- a CDS encoding heavy metal translocating P-type ATPase: protein MTTTPASGAPAGAAPAGAERRRVTFPVMGMSCAACASRIQRQLVATPGVREAAVNFGTTKATVELDGAEPRTVMEAVREAGYDVGTDALSLAVTDLRSALDTSRLERAILAVRGVLGAVANPAAESVRVTYVPGFLDPRELEDAVAAAGFVLAVPVTEADPVERERLVREREVRDLAWKLVLAGVVAVAAMVASMPLMASEAVGSADLLARVLMPLNGVLRRGLPWLYAADPQSLKVGLFLATVPVMAWSGRGFYVSAWRGFQHRSADMNTLIGVGTAAAMLYSVVATFAPGVFTGAGLPADAYYEAVSSIIALILLGRLLESRAKGRTSEAMRRLLGLAPRTARALRDGAEVEIPAVAVVVGDIVLVRPGEKIPVDGVVRGGRTAVDESMLTGEPTPVAKAPGDEVVGATFNTTGAITVEATRVGRDTALAQIVRLVEEAQGSRAPVQRLADRIAGVFVPVVIAVAIAAFVIWFDFGPSPGPVYATVVLVSVLIIACPCAMGLATPTAIMVGAGRGAERGVLAKGGAALEAAAAVDVMILDKTGTVTEGHPAVTDVLVALEVVDRVAAGPPADGEAAVLQLAAAVERLSEHPLAAAIVRAAAERGLEPPEASGFRALEGRGATATIAGHTVAVGSATFLIELGVDVGPFTDAVDSLAARARTPVLVAVDGAPAGLIGLADPIKPSAVAAVRAFKAMGLEVLMVTGDIRKVAISVAGEVGIDEVESGMLPAGKVAVVKRLQAAGRRVAMVGDGINDAPALATADVGLAIGNGTDVAFEAADIALMRGDLTTAVTALELARRTMRTIRQNLFWAFAYNVVGIPIAAGVLYPVAGVLLSPVFASAAMAFSSVFVVTNSLRLRRFTPTFAT, encoded by the coding sequence GTGACGACGACCCCCGCCTCGGGCGCGCCGGCCGGTGCGGCGCCGGCCGGCGCCGAGCGGCGGCGCGTGACCTTCCCGGTGATGGGGATGTCGTGTGCCGCGTGCGCCTCGCGCATCCAGCGGCAACTGGTGGCGACCCCCGGCGTGCGCGAGGCGGCGGTGAACTTCGGCACGACCAAGGCCACGGTCGAGCTGGACGGGGCGGAGCCGCGCACGGTGATGGAGGCGGTGCGCGAGGCGGGCTACGACGTCGGCACCGACGCGCTCAGCCTCGCGGTGACCGACCTCCGGTCCGCGCTCGACACCTCGCGCCTCGAGCGCGCGATCCTGGCGGTGCGCGGCGTCCTCGGCGCCGTGGCCAATCCGGCGGCCGAGTCGGTCCGCGTGACCTACGTGCCCGGCTTCCTGGACCCGCGCGAGCTCGAGGACGCGGTGGCGGCGGCCGGATTCGTGCTGGCCGTGCCCGTCACCGAGGCCGACCCGGTCGAGCGCGAGCGCCTGGTGCGCGAGCGGGAAGTCCGCGACCTCGCCTGGAAGCTGGTGCTCGCGGGGGTCGTGGCGGTCGCCGCGATGGTGGCGTCCATGCCGCTGATGGCGTCCGAGGCGGTGGGGTCCGCCGATCTCCTCGCCCGCGTGCTGATGCCGCTGAACGGCGTCCTGCGGCGGGGCCTGCCGTGGCTGTACGCGGCCGACCCGCAGTCGCTCAAGGTCGGGCTGTTCCTGGCGACGGTGCCGGTGATGGCGTGGTCCGGCCGGGGCTTCTACGTCAGCGCGTGGCGCGGCTTCCAGCACCGCAGTGCCGACATGAACACCCTGATCGGCGTCGGCACGGCCGCGGCGATGCTGTACTCGGTCGTGGCGACGTTCGCGCCCGGCGTGTTCACCGGCGCCGGGCTTCCCGCCGACGCGTACTACGAGGCGGTCTCGTCCATCATCGCGCTGATCCTGCTCGGCCGGCTGCTGGAATCGCGCGCCAAGGGCCGGACCTCCGAGGCGATGCGGCGGCTGCTGGGGCTCGCGCCCCGCACCGCGCGGGCGCTGCGCGACGGCGCCGAAGTGGAGATCCCGGCGGTCGCGGTCGTGGTGGGCGACATCGTGCTGGTGCGTCCCGGCGAGAAGATCCCGGTGGACGGCGTGGTGCGCGGGGGACGCACCGCGGTGGACGAGTCCATGCTCACCGGGGAGCCGACGCCGGTCGCCAAGGCGCCGGGCGACGAGGTGGTCGGCGCCACCTTCAACACGACCGGCGCCATCACCGTGGAGGCGACGCGCGTGGGGCGCGACACGGCGCTCGCCCAGATCGTCCGCCTGGTGGAGGAGGCGCAGGGCAGCCGGGCGCCGGTCCAGCGCCTCGCCGACCGCATCGCCGGCGTGTTCGTGCCGGTCGTGATCGCCGTCGCGATCGCCGCGTTCGTGATCTGGTTCGACTTCGGCCCGAGCCCGGGCCCCGTCTACGCCACCGTGGTGCTCGTGTCGGTGCTGATCATCGCGTGCCCCTGCGCGATGGGCCTGGCGACGCCGACCGCGATCATGGTCGGCGCGGGCCGCGGCGCGGAGCGCGGGGTGCTGGCCAAGGGCGGTGCCGCGCTGGAGGCGGCGGCCGCCGTGGACGTGATGATCCTGGACAAGACCGGGACGGTCACCGAGGGGCACCCGGCCGTGACCGACGTCCTGGTCGCGCTGGAGGTCGTCGACCGCGTGGCCGCGGGGCCGCCCGCCGACGGCGAGGCCGCCGTGCTGCAGCTCGCGGCGGCGGTCGAGCGGCTGTCGGAGCACCCGCTCGCGGCCGCCATCGTGCGCGCCGCCGCCGAGCGCGGGCTCGAGCCCCCCGAGGCCAGCGGCTTCCGCGCCCTGGAGGGACGGGGCGCCACCGCCACGATCGCGGGCCACACCGTGGCCGTCGGGAGCGCCACCTTCCTCATCGAGCTGGGCGTGGACGTGGGCCCGTTCACCGACGCCGTGGACAGTCTCGCCGCCCGGGCCCGGACGCCCGTGCTCGTGGCCGTGGACGGGGCCCCGGCCGGACTCATCGGCCTCGCCGACCCCATCAAGCCCTCCGCGGTCGCCGCGGTGCGCGCCTTCAAGGCGATGGGTCTCGAGGTGCTGATGGTGACCGGCGACATCCGCAAGGTCGCCATCTCGGTGGCCGGCGAAGTGGGCATCGACGAGGTGGAGTCGGGCATGCTGCCCGCCGGGAAAGTCGCCGTCGTCAAGCGGCTGCAGGCGGCGGGGAGGCGCGTGGCGATGGTCGGCGACGGGATCAACGACGCGCCGGCCCTGGCCACGGCCGACGTCGGGCTCGCGATCGGCAACGGCACGGACGTCGCCTTCGAGGCGGCGGACATCGCGCTGATGCGCGGCGACCTGACGACGGCGGTGACGGCCCTGGAGCTGGCGCGGCGGACGATGCGCACCATCCGCCAGAACCTGTTCTGGGCCTTCGCCTACAACGTCGTCGGCATCCCGATCGCGGCCGGCGTGCTCTACCCGGTGGCCGGCGTGCTGCTCTCGCCCGTCTTCGCCAGCGCGGCGATGGCCTTCTCGTCCGTGTTCGTCGTGACCAACAGCTTGCGGCTCCGTCGTTTCACGCCGACCTTCGCCACCTAG
- a CDS encoding CDP-alcohol phosphatidyltransferase family protein encodes MNERSVRLLPAQMVTGFPNLLRPIAEWLVRMHVRPNTITSASVIVVIGAGAAFGLDQPRLGALWLLLSGLLDILDGQVARRGGMASKFGAFFDSTLDRIGEAALYAGIAIYFQTAAAQARPVLGVIAALAALTGSFLVSYARARAEGLGVECRVGLAQRPERILGVGAPTLFFGSGPHGILLLAIIGVLALLSWYTVAQRVAFVFRMTNGSGPGPGAGAAAPAAGTAPKGR; translated from the coding sequence ATGAACGAGCGTAGCGTCAGGCTGCTTCCCGCCCAGATGGTCACGGGCTTCCCCAATCTGCTCCGTCCCATCGCAGAGTGGCTGGTCCGGATGCACGTCCGGCCGAACACGATCACCTCGGCCAGCGTGATCGTGGTGATCGGGGCCGGCGCGGCGTTCGGCCTGGACCAGCCGCGGCTCGGCGCCCTGTGGCTGCTGCTCTCCGGACTGCTGGACATCCTCGACGGGCAGGTGGCGCGGCGCGGCGGGATGGCGTCCAAGTTCGGCGCCTTCTTCGACTCCACCCTGGACCGGATCGGCGAGGCCGCCCTGTACGCCGGCATCGCGATCTACTTCCAGACGGCGGCCGCGCAGGCCCGGCCCGTGCTGGGCGTGATCGCGGCGCTGGCCGCGCTGACCGGCTCGTTCCTCGTCTCCTATGCCCGGGCGCGCGCCGAAGGCCTCGGGGTGGAGTGCCGCGTCGGCCTGGCGCAACGGCCGGAGCGGATTCTCGGCGTGGGCGCACCGACGCTGTTCTTCGGCAGCGGTCCCCACGGCATCCTGCTGCTGGCGATCATCGGCGTGCTCGCCCTCCTGTCCTGGTACACCGTGGCCCAGCGCGTGGCCTTCGTGTTCCGGATGACCAACGGCTCCGGCCCCGGTCCCGGCGCCGGGGCGGCGGCGCCGGCCGCCGGCACCGCTCCGAAAGGACGCTGA
- a CDS encoding DUF1343 domain-containing protein — MTTRNSPSRNSPAVRDTTHSVLPGIDVLLRDSIRLVAGRRVGLITNQAGVDAAGISTIDRLARQPGVHLVALFAPEHGLRGAAAPGKPVLDAVDSATGLPIYSLYGARRAPTAGQLAALDVLVVDLPDVGARTWTFVSTTVLALRAAAVAGRRVVVLDRPNPIGCAVQGPLLDTAYASFIGMLPVPLRHGLTLGELARFANARLGIGADLVVVPVAGWQRCDWFDRTGLPWVRPSPNLPDLEALAWYPGTVLFEATNLSVGRGTAASFRQVGAPWLEAARVARVMARRYGVVLDTVHFTPHGAGDGKDEGVTVAGVRFRAFDRARGDAVRDALRLLATIRSLEPRSLAVDAIALARRLGTRWGGAVTWPADARRFLALRRPYLLY; from the coding sequence GTGACCACTCGCAACTCGCCGTCTCGCAACTCACCTGCAGTCCGCGACACCACCCACTCCGTTCTCCCCGGCATCGACGTGCTGCTCCGCGACTCGATCCGCCTGGTCGCGGGCCGGCGCGTCGGGCTGATCACCAACCAGGCGGGGGTGGACGCCGCGGGGATCTCGACGATCGACCGGCTGGCGCGGCAGCCCGGCGTGCACCTGGTGGCGCTGTTCGCGCCCGAGCACGGCCTCAGGGGCGCCGCGGCCCCCGGCAAGCCGGTGCTCGATGCCGTGGACTCGGCGACCGGCCTTCCAATCTACAGCCTCTACGGTGCGCGTCGAGCGCCGACGGCGGGCCAGCTCGCGGCCCTCGACGTGCTCGTCGTGGATCTGCCTGACGTCGGCGCGCGGACCTGGACCTTCGTATCGACCACGGTCCTCGCGCTCCGCGCCGCCGCCGTGGCCGGCCGGCGCGTCGTGGTCCTCGACCGTCCCAATCCCATCGGATGTGCGGTGCAGGGCCCGCTGTTGGACACCGCCTACGCGTCGTTCATCGGCATGCTGCCGGTCCCGCTGCGGCACGGGCTCACGCTGGGCGAGCTGGCCCGGTTCGCCAACGCGCGGCTCGGGATCGGCGCCGACCTCGTGGTGGTGCCCGTCGCGGGGTGGCAGCGCTGCGACTGGTTCGACCGCACCGGCCTGCCGTGGGTGCGGCCGTCGCCCAACCTGCCGGACCTCGAGGCCCTCGCCTGGTATCCCGGCACGGTGCTCTTCGAGGCCACCAACCTCTCGGTGGGGCGGGGCACCGCCGCGTCGTTCCGGCAGGTCGGCGCTCCGTGGCTGGAGGCGGCGCGGGTGGCCCGGGTGATGGCGCGCCGCTACGGCGTCGTCCTGGACACCGTGCACTTCACGCCGCACGGCGCCGGCGACGGCAAGGACGAGGGCGTCACGGTCGCCGGGGTGCGCTTCCGGGCGTTCGACCGGGCCCGGGGCGACGCCGTGCGGGACGCGCTGCGCCTGCTCGCGACCATCCGGAGCCTCGAGCCGCGCTCGCTCGCCGTGGACGCAATCGCCCTGGCGCGCCGGCTCGGCACGCGGTGGGGCGGTGCCGTGACCTGGCCTGCCGACGCGCGGCGGTTCCTCGCGCTGAGGCGGCCCTATCTGCTGTACTGA
- a CDS encoding alpha-ketoacid dehydrogenase subunit beta yields MSEVTYLEALRQGLREEMRRDERVFILGEDVGRYGGAFKVTEGFIEEFGDRRVIDTPISEAAIVGAAAGAAHLGMRPVAEMQFIDFISCAYDMLTNYVATARYRANLACPIVVRGPCGGYVRGGPFHSQNPEAAFLHTPGLKIVCPATARDAKGLIKAAIRDDDPVLYFEHKYLYRRIKEQLPEDGDLVTPIGSARVALEGRDLSIVTYSAMVWKALEAAQALEKEDGLAVEVLDLRTLLPMDDAAILATVRKTNRVMIVHEDTRTGGVAGEIAARINEAAFEWLDAPVLRVTAADTPLPYAPTLEDYVLPQTSDIVAVARKLAGY; encoded by the coding sequence GTGAGTGAGGTGACCTACCTCGAGGCGCTGCGCCAGGGCCTGCGGGAGGAGATGCGCCGCGACGAGCGCGTGTTCATCCTCGGCGAGGACGTCGGCCGCTACGGAGGCGCGTTCAAGGTCACCGAGGGGTTCATCGAGGAGTTCGGGGACCGGCGGGTGATCGACACCCCGATCTCGGAAGCGGCGATCGTGGGCGCGGCGGCGGGCGCGGCGCATCTGGGCATGCGGCCGGTGGCCGAGATGCAGTTCATCGACTTCATTTCCTGCGCGTACGACATGCTCACGAACTACGTGGCGACGGCGCGCTACCGGGCCAACCTCGCCTGCCCGATCGTGGTGCGCGGGCCGTGCGGGGGCTACGTGCGCGGCGGCCCGTTCCACTCGCAGAATCCCGAGGCCGCCTTCCTGCACACGCCCGGCCTCAAGATCGTGTGTCCGGCCACGGCGCGCGACGCGAAGGGCCTGATCAAGGCGGCGATCCGCGACGACGATCCCGTGCTGTACTTCGAGCACAAGTACCTGTATCGCCGGATCAAGGAGCAGCTGCCGGAGGACGGCGACCTCGTCACGCCGATCGGCAGCGCCCGGGTGGCGCTCGAGGGGCGCGACCTCTCGATCGTCACCTACTCGGCCATGGTCTGGAAGGCGCTGGAGGCGGCGCAGGCGCTGGAGAAGGAGGACGGTCTCGCGGTCGAGGTCCTGGACCTCCGGACGCTGCTGCCGATGGACGACGCCGCGATCCTGGCGACCGTGCGGAAGACCAACCGCGTGATGATCGTGCACGAAGACACGCGCACCGGCGGCGTGGCCGGCGAGATCGCGGCGCGCATCAACGAGGCGGCCTTCGAGTGGCTCGACGCGCCGGTGCTGCGGGTCACCGCGGCCGACACGCCGCTGCCCTACGCGCCGACGCTGGAGGACTACGTGCTGCCCCAGACATCGGATATCGTGGCGGTGGCAAGGAAGCTGGCGGGATACTGA
- a CDS encoding thiamine pyrophosphate-dependent dehydrogenase E1 component subunit alpha, with product MTARPAAAPRAAAAGLPAGLGRAQLLELHYYMRLTRSLEERLTNLYRQGKVIGGLFRSLGQEADSVGTAYALDRAAGDMLSPLIRNLGSLLVMGARPVDVLRQYMAKASGPTRGRELNVHFGDLERGFIGQISHLGDMLPVMAGVTLTFRLRGERRVGLVYVGDGAMSTGAFHEGMNLAAVRRLPLVVVAENNGYAYSTTLERQTAVPELVLKSKAYGVPGERVDGNDVLAVYEAARRAVARARAGDGVTLLELVTYRRKGHAEHDDQHYVPREELARWEKNDPIARWAQRLAENGWADAGALAEVDARVAAELDEAVRVAEQEPLPDPATALTGVYADPPLQPAAWYREVPRE from the coding sequence ATGACCGCACGCCCGGCCGCGGCGCCCCGCGCGGCCGCCGCCGGCCTCCCGGCCGGGCTCGGCCGCGCGCAGCTGCTCGAGCTGCACTACTACATGCGGCTCACCCGGTCGCTCGAGGAGCGGCTGACCAACCTGTACCGGCAGGGCAAGGTCATCGGCGGGCTGTTCCGCTCCCTCGGCCAGGAGGCGGACTCCGTCGGTACCGCCTACGCGCTCGACCGGGCGGCCGGCGACATGCTCTCGCCCCTGATCCGCAACCTCGGCTCGCTGCTCGTGATGGGCGCGCGCCCGGTGGACGTGCTCCGGCAGTACATGGCCAAGGCCTCGGGCCCGACGCGCGGTCGCGAGCTGAACGTGCATTTCGGCGACCTGGAGCGCGGCTTCATCGGCCAGATCTCGCATCTGGGCGACATGCTGCCGGTGATGGCCGGCGTGACGCTCACCTTCCGGCTGCGCGGCGAGCGCCGGGTCGGCCTGGTCTACGTCGGCGACGGCGCGATGTCCACGGGCGCGTTCCACGAGGGGATGAACCTCGCGGCCGTTCGCCGCCTGCCGCTGGTGGTGGTCGCCGAGAACAACGGCTACGCCTACTCGACGACCCTCGAGCGCCAGACCGCGGTGCCGGAGCTGGTGCTGAAGTCCAAGGCCTACGGCGTGCCGGGCGAGCGGGTGGACGGCAACGACGTGCTGGCGGTCTACGAGGCGGCGCGGCGGGCCGTCGCCCGCGCGCGCGCCGGCGATGGCGTCACGCTCCTCGAGCTGGTGACCTACCGCCGCAAGGGGCATGCGGAGCACGACGACCAGCACTACGTGCCGCGGGAGGAGCTGGCCCGGTGGGAGAAGAACGATCCGATCGCCCGCTGGGCGCAGCGGCTCGCGGAGAACGGCTGGGCGGACGCCGGCGCGCTGGCGGAGGTGGACGCGCGGGTCGCGGCCGAGCTGGACGAGGCCGTGCGGGTGGCCGAGCAGGAGCCGCTGCCGGATCCGGCGACGGCGCTCACCGGCGTGTACGCCGATCCTCCGCTCCAGCCCGCGGCGTGGTATCGCGAGGTGCCGCGTGAGTGA
- a CDS encoding heavy-metal-associated domain-containing protein — protein sequence MAKLTLKVAGMTCGHCQQRVEKALSAVPGVFSAIVDLQDGIAVLDFDDDSATIDDLTAAVAKAGYSASLAA from the coding sequence ATGGCCAAGTTGACCCTCAAGGTGGCCGGGATGACCTGCGGCCACTGCCAGCAGCGCGTGGAGAAGGCGCTCTCCGCCGTGCCGGGGGTGTTCAGCGCGATCGTGGATCTGCAGGACGGCATCGCGGTGCTGGACTTCGACGACGACAGCGCCACGATCGACGACCTGACGGCGGCCGTGGCGAAGGCGGGTTATTCGGCGTCGCTCGCCGCCTAG